In the Spirochaeta lutea genome, one interval contains:
- a CDS encoding UDP-N-acetylglucosamine--N-acetylmuramyl-(pentapeptide) pyrophosphoryl-undecaprenol N-acetylglucosamine transferase, which translates to MSIGDRRFFGKPYDWRKVVEQRIVFTGGGTGGHVYPGLAVAWALRRSWSGRITWVGSRRGIEAEIVGSSGIDGLEFRHIPSGKLRRYLSFQNFIDIFKILGGFVHCMIDFLKDPPAAIFSKGGYVTVPPVWAAGLLKIPVISHESDLDPGLATRLNMKKSSAIFVAYKDSIQYFPDSIKPRVHVSGNPIREDLFRGDPREGRSLFPGIREGVPVVVVLGGSLGAVQVNNLVQENLPRLRGKAVIIHQYGKQWQPPGEEPGFYYPRDFIGPEMKHVLAMADLAVARAGAGTLWELGVLTIPGILIPLTAGSRGDQIRNARIFEQTGAYQVMMDPEAEEFGTALESLIANRQKREEMASHADALPRDAAGIIADRIMTIIQQSG; encoded by the coding sequence ATGAGTATAGGAGACCGGAGATTCTTCGGCAAGCCGTATGACTGGAGGAAGGTTGTGGAGCAACGGATAGTGTTTACCGGAGGGGGCACCGGAGGTCATGTATACCCGGGTCTTGCTGTCGCCTGGGCCTTACGGAGGTCGTGGTCGGGAAGAATCACCTGGGTAGGGAGCCGAAGGGGTATTGAGGCGGAAATTGTCGGTTCCAGCGGGATTGATGGGTTGGAATTCCGGCACATACCTTCAGGAAAACTGCGCAGGTATCTTTCATTTCAGAATTTCATAGATATCTTTAAAATTCTGGGGGGATTTGTACATTGTATGATCGATTTCTTGAAGGATCCTCCGGCAGCGATTTTTTCCAAGGGGGGGTATGTCACGGTGCCCCCGGTTTGGGCTGCGGGGTTGTTAAAAATCCCCGTTATATCCCATGAATCTGATCTGGATCCAGGATTGGCAACCCGTCTTAATATGAAAAAATCAAGTGCCATATTTGTGGCCTACAAAGATAGTATCCAGTACTTTCCTGACTCAATTAAACCCCGGGTTCACGTGAGCGGGAATCCCATTCGTGAGGACCTTTTTAGGGGTGATCCGCGAGAAGGGAGGAGCTTATTCCCCGGAATCCGAGAAGGGGTGCCGGTTGTGGTAGTCCTTGGGGGCAGTCTCGGGGCGGTACAGGTCAACAATTTGGTGCAAGAGAATCTTCCTCGGCTTCGGGGAAAAGCGGTGATTATTCATCAATACGGGAAACAGTGGCAGCCACCCGGGGAAGAGCCGGGGTTCTATTATCCCCGGGATTTCATAGGTCCGGAGATGAAGCATGTATTGGCGATGGCCGATTTGGCTGTGGCCCGGGCTGGTGCCGGGACCTTGTGGGAGCTGGGGGTTTTGACGATCCCAGGAATACTCATTCCCTTGACTGCTGGATCCCGGGGTGATCAAATTCGCAACGCCCGGATCTTTGAACAAACCGGAGCGTATCAGGTAATGATGGATCCCGAAGCGGAAGAGTTTGGAACGGCTCTGGAGTCTCTGATTGCAAATAGGCAGAAAAGAGAGGAAATGGCATCTCACGCGGATGCATTACCCCGGGACGCGGCAGGGATCATTGCAGACAGGATTATGACTATAATACAACAGTCGGGGTGA
- a CDS encoding DUF6675 family protein, which translates to MIVFSKAIRPSLLFICLILWLLPSVVVSQESQGQPRPDFFLPLTRETAQVLLSGIPVTDSQIEEFMTTGMLIRLDSENAHPDLNPLPQATADIRQAWESNPGNITIQTLIAYPLPKRFATLTEEEIRLRLYNTFSRYSTMAGIEYWSESRQRMRTFYIDSYRINPDFPDRPLPDATYQQVPPKEYVTLRQRDASFGDNRYRLTINNYPEGIHARIENLTTMWYKILPIAEPQGVRMDLCLSIKDSYLLFFGSTRLQAPGIFGIRDRAEDSFFNRLIALYNWYTGLLTEN; encoded by the coding sequence ATGATCGTATTTTCCAAAGCAATCAGACCCTCTCTGCTATTCATCTGCCTCATCCTATGGCTTCTCCCCAGCGTGGTAGTGTCCCAAGAATCTCAGGGGCAGCCCCGGCCGGATTTTTTTCTTCCCCTCACGAGGGAGACTGCCCAAGTCTTGCTGTCGGGCATTCCCGTCACAGACTCGCAGATCGAAGAATTCATGACCACCGGCATGTTGATCAGGCTTGATTCTGAGAATGCACATCCCGATCTAAACCCCCTGCCCCAGGCCACAGCGGACATCCGGCAGGCCTGGGAGAGCAACCCCGGGAATATCACTATACAAACCCTTATCGCCTACCCGCTGCCTAAGCGGTTTGCCACCCTTACCGAAGAAGAAATCCGGTTACGGCTCTACAATACCTTCAGCCGGTACTCCACCATGGCCGGCATAGAGTACTGGTCCGAGAGCCGTCAGCGGATGCGTACCTTTTATATTGATTCCTACCGTATTAACCCCGACTTCCCGGATCGTCCCTTGCCTGATGCAACCTACCAACAGGTTCCTCCCAAGGAATATGTCACCCTCAGACAACGGGATGCTTCCTTTGGCGATAATCGCTATCGATTGACCATCAACAACTACCCCGAGGGAATTCACGCACGGATCGAAAACCTGACCACCATGTGGTATAAAATACTGCCCATAGCTGAACCCCAGGGGGTACGTATGGATCTCTGCCTATCCATCAAAGACTCGTACCTCCTCTTTTTCGGCTCTACCAGACTTCAGGCACCTGGAATTTTCGGAATCCGAGATCGGGCAGAAGACAGCTTTTTCAACCGTCTTATCGCGTTATATAATTGGTATACAGGGCTTTTAACCGAAAATTAA
- the phoU gene encoding phosphate signaling complex protein PhoU has translation METRIRLNEQMAEVYQTVLKMGTFVEEALRKALNAVSNRNMNLAQQVIEHDIHIDSYQNAIEDMCTKIIATEQPVASDLRELVTLIKVVSDLERIGDHARHLAKSISSISEPILEQVLPKIKVMTEKGISMVHDALTALSTHDADLATTIAAMDDQIDELHTQLYEQIITIMQEDPRYIEEGTTLLFLNRFLERLGDHVTNICEWIVYAKRGTHIELNF, from the coding sequence GTGGAAACACGAATTCGACTGAACGAACAGATGGCGGAGGTGTATCAGACCGTTTTAAAAATGGGCACCTTCGTCGAGGAAGCCCTGAGAAAGGCCCTCAATGCAGTATCAAATCGGAATATGAACCTGGCACAACAGGTTATCGAACATGATATTCACATTGATAGTTATCAGAATGCCATAGAGGATATGTGCACCAAGATAATTGCAACGGAACAACCGGTTGCCAGCGATCTTCGAGAACTAGTCACGCTCATAAAGGTAGTCTCTGATCTCGAACGCATCGGTGATCACGCAAGACATCTTGCCAAATCCATCTCCAGTATCAGCGAGCCGATTCTCGAACAGGTGCTCCCTAAAATCAAAGTCATGACGGAAAAGGGGATTTCTATGGTGCATGATGCCCTAACCGCCCTCTCTACCCATGATGCGGACCTCGCCACCACCATAGCTGCCATGGATGATCAAATAGATGAATTACATACCCAGCTCTACGAACAAATCATCACCATCATGCAGGAGGATCCCCGGTACATCGAAGAAGGGACAACCCTCCTGTTCCTCAATCGATTCCTCGAGCGCCTGGGCGACCATGTTACAAATATCTGCGAATGGATCGTGTATGCCAAACGGGGAACTCACATCGAATTAAACTTTTAG
- a CDS encoding response regulator, which produces MSREKILVVDDEEDILTLIEYNLLKEGYQVLTAATGEAGLSQAREQKPDLIVLDLMLPGIDGIAACRKLKAEDDTKHIPIIMATAKGEDIDVVSGLEVGADDYVTKPFSPKVLIARIRNQLRRSTAEPTDHAQTLSIHGVVIDTNRHEVTLHNRNIPLSATEFAILEFLAQNPGWVFSRNKIIDAVKGKDYPVTERSVDVQILGLRKKLGEQGDIIETVRGVGYRLRPEE; this is translated from the coding sequence GTGTCCCGGGAAAAAATCCTTGTCGTGGATGATGAAGAAGATATTCTCACCCTCATTGAATACAACCTCCTAAAGGAAGGCTACCAGGTCCTTACCGCCGCTACCGGGGAAGCAGGACTCTCCCAGGCTCGGGAGCAAAAACCGGATCTCATCGTGCTGGATCTCATGCTACCGGGTATTGATGGGATAGCAGCATGCCGAAAACTAAAGGCCGAGGACGATACTAAGCACATTCCCATTATCATGGCCACCGCAAAGGGCGAAGATATCGACGTAGTCTCCGGACTCGAAGTGGGTGCTGACGATTATGTAACAAAACCATTCAGCCCCAAGGTGCTCATAGCCCGGATTCGCAATCAACTGCGGCGCTCCACCGCAGAACCAACCGACCACGCCCAGACCCTCTCCATCCACGGAGTCGTAATTGACACGAACCGCCACGAAGTGACCTTGCATAACCGGAACATCCCCCTCTCAGCCACCGAGTTTGCAATCCTTGAATTCCTTGCCCAGAATCCGGGCTGGGTCTTTAGCCGGAACAAGATAATTGACGCTGTTAAGGGAAAGGACTATCCGGTCACTGAACGCTCCGTAGATGTACAGATCCTGGGCCTCAGAAAAAAACTGGGCGAGCAGGGTGATATCATTGAAACGGTAAGGGGCGTTGGATACAGGCTACGTCCGGAGGAATAG
- a CDS encoding sensor histidine kinase, whose protein sequence is MTIPRLFPRRELISVITLEVILLLLPLSIASILLSTPPAPGINEFRAQRTLAASLLVSPDIQDPQEAIRILDEALKNYTLTLIPSPEAKPVPESEDLQIFSSSHHRYTAVLTIPQTLQEPRAYVLTSEYKVTAPLPSWILVSVIITLGHMICLALFLKQILRTYTLPISRLSESLKRIEQREDNPSTSRKPPTEQEDIHTLFTRVFSKIHQRLTQLEYRNQELWNILQHMSDGVLVLDSRGEILIMNQAARDCLLSRTPDTKPTTIQLLGSTGLITLFEESLRAQELIKTQIITYHSDSEHTFEAAGQAVELNSHEISSKRIIILLHEVTKLQYLESVRSDFVANVSHELKTPITSILGFVETLLSDPGIDSDSRMNFLQIVHRQSNRLKNIVEDLLSLSRLEQSGKHISLAPCDPQQIMRSAIDTTGHQAAQKGIKLTLSPSSDSVPIMANEALLEQALINLIENGIKYGTEGGWVRVEARLDDTYCIFSVQDNGPGIPAREKDRVFQRFYRIDKTRSRQQGGTGLGLSIVKHIALCHHGEASVTSTMGQGSTFSLKIPRGSMPD, encoded by the coding sequence ATGACCATCCCTAGGCTCTTCCCTAGACGGGAGCTGATTTCTGTCATAACTCTTGAGGTGATTCTCCTGCTACTACCCCTCAGCATTGCTTCTATCCTTCTCTCTACCCCCCCGGCACCGGGTATAAACGAGTTTCGGGCACAACGGACCCTAGCAGCCTCACTCCTGGTTTCTCCGGACATCCAGGATCCCCAGGAGGCTATCCGGATTCTGGATGAGGCTCTGAAGAACTATACCCTCACCCTAATCCCATCCCCAGAAGCGAAACCTGTCCCGGAGTCGGAGGACCTGCAAATTTTTTCCTCTTCCCACCATCGGTACACTGCGGTCCTCACAATCCCTCAAACCCTCCAAGAGCCAAGAGCCTATGTACTCACTAGTGAATACAAGGTGACAGCCCCCCTCCCCTCCTGGATCCTAGTCAGTGTGATTATTACCCTCGGCCATATGATCTGCCTAGCCTTGTTCCTGAAGCAGATCCTCCGGACCTATACCCTCCCCATCAGCCGTCTCTCAGAATCCCTCAAGCGGATAGAACAGCGGGAAGACAATCCATCCACCTCCCGCAAGCCTCCCACGGAACAGGAAGACATCCATACCCTATTCACCCGGGTGTTCAGTAAAATCCATCAACGCCTGACCCAGCTTGAGTACCGGAACCAAGAACTCTGGAACATCCTCCAGCATATGTCCGATGGGGTACTGGTGCTTGATTCTCGGGGTGAAATCCTCATCATGAACCAGGCTGCAAGAGACTGCCTTCTCTCCCGGACACCAGATACCAAGCCCACCACTATTCAGCTCCTTGGAAGCACGGGTCTCATCACCCTTTTTGAGGAATCATTACGGGCCCAGGAACTAATAAAAACCCAAATCATCACATACCATTCGGATTCAGAGCATACCTTCGAGGCTGCCGGGCAGGCTGTGGAACTCAATAGTCATGAGATCTCTTCAAAACGGATCATTATCCTTCTCCATGAGGTTACCAAACTCCAGTATCTGGAGTCCGTCAGAAGCGATTTTGTTGCTAATGTAAGCCACGAACTCAAAACCCCCATCACCTCAATTCTTGGATTTGTGGAAACTCTTCTCTCAGATCCTGGGATCGATTCCGATTCCCGGATGAACTTCTTGCAGATTGTCCACCGTCAATCAAACCGTTTGAAGAATATCGTAGAGGATCTGCTATCCCTCTCCCGGTTAGAGCAATCTGGGAAGCACATCAGTCTTGCGCCCTGCGACCCCCAGCAAATTATGAGATCCGCCATAGACACCACAGGACACCAAGCTGCTCAGAAGGGCATCAAACTAACCCTTTCTCCCAGCTCCGATTCCGTTCCCATCATGGCCAATGAGGCCCTCCTTGAACAAGCCCTCATTAATCTCATAGAAAACGGGATCAAATACGGTACCGAGGGGGGATGGGTGCGGGTTGAAGCCCGATTGGATGATACCTACTGTATATTCTCAGTCCAAGATAACGGTCCCGGCATTCCCGCGCGTGAAAAGGATAGAGTTTTTCAACGATTCTATCGCATCGACAAAACAAGGAGCAGACAACAGGGCGGTACTGGCCTGGGGCTATCTATCGTAAAACACATAGCCCTGTGCCACCATGGCGAGGCGTCTGTCACAAGTACCATGGGTCAGGGAAGTACGTTTTCATTGAAAATCCCTCGGGGCTCCATGCCAGACTAG
- a CDS encoding DUF445 family protein, whose amino-acid sequence MSSIVVWLQGVLPQVLPVVLGAGIGFVTNAIAIRMLFRPLREIRVLGIRLPFTPGIIPRQRGQLAESIGQMVSGQLLSREAVLSHIHGEGFQERIHQGLEELLHSDAGGQSDGSSLSLYLAGVIRRIATRQRLQAGLLRSVEAVQGIQIGEVVARLRVPHWVMNLINHQLSEGLGPGIVQEVQRIVDRWVRDGDRVEMVVTKELRQALVQAGRGYYEPGVDYLMEWLRRPEFRPELIRRGKTILSGILAQLTAVQRFLLSAGQYDKTLNERMPGIIDSLLETLDEFLHHEDNRERIIRWMEGGLDRVADKTFEETQRILGVDLSSLAGHGIEQILVFLRKERIGVRARVGLNRFFARHQNHSLAAIVLWASGSYPSVWAARGADALYSWLQRPLALEGLIRTVLSLIPTAPKPGAGVQPDQSVDSLQSGITRILEKTVPPLVQRFDIRSMVVNRINGLDVKDVENLLLGIMARQFKWINVFGAVLGAIIGALQLVLP is encoded by the coding sequence ATGAGTAGCATAGTAGTTTGGCTCCAGGGGGTGCTACCCCAGGTACTACCCGTAGTGCTGGGGGCGGGTATTGGGTTTGTTACCAATGCTATTGCGATCCGGATGTTATTCCGTCCCTTGCGTGAGATCAGGGTGTTGGGTATCCGTCTGCCCTTTACCCCCGGAATCATTCCCCGGCAGAGGGGCCAGTTGGCGGAAAGTATCGGGCAGATGGTTTCGGGCCAACTGCTGTCGCGGGAGGCAGTGCTTAGTCATATCCATGGGGAGGGATTTCAGGAACGGATTCATCAGGGACTGGAGGAGTTGTTGCACTCGGATGCAGGGGGACAGTCGGATGGATCGAGCCTTTCCCTGTATCTGGCCGGAGTTATCCGGCGGATTGCTACCCGGCAGCGGTTGCAGGCCGGATTGCTTCGGAGTGTGGAAGCGGTTCAGGGGATTCAAATTGGGGAGGTTGTTGCCAGGTTACGGGTTCCCCACTGGGTTATGAATCTTATTAACCATCAGCTGAGCGAAGGGTTAGGGCCCGGGATCGTACAAGAGGTGCAGAGAATCGTAGACCGCTGGGTTCGGGATGGAGACCGGGTGGAGATGGTAGTAACCAAGGAGCTGCGTCAAGCCCTGGTACAGGCGGGAAGGGGATACTATGAACCTGGGGTTGATTATCTCATGGAGTGGCTGCGGAGACCTGAGTTCCGGCCTGAATTGATCCGCCGGGGCAAAACAATTCTCAGCGGAATTTTGGCCCAGCTTACGGCTGTTCAGCGCTTTCTTCTATCCGCAGGTCAATATGATAAAACCTTAAATGAGAGGATGCCCGGGATCATCGATTCCTTGTTAGAGACCTTGGATGAGTTTCTACACCATGAGGATAACCGCGAGCGGATTATCCGCTGGATGGAAGGCGGGCTCGATCGGGTTGCGGATAAGACCTTTGAGGAGACACAGAGGATCCTCGGGGTCGATCTGTCTTCGTTAGCCGGGCATGGGATTGAGCAGATTCTTGTGTTTCTACGGAAGGAACGGATCGGGGTTAGGGCAAGGGTCGGCCTCAACAGGTTTTTTGCACGTCACCAAAATCATAGTCTGGCGGCGATTGTGCTCTGGGCTAGCGGGTCCTACCCCTCGGTTTGGGCTGCCCGAGGTGCCGATGCGTTGTACAGCTGGCTTCAACGCCCCCTGGCTTTGGAGGGGCTGATTCGTACGGTCCTCAGCCTGATTCCCACAGCGCCAAAACCGGGAGCCGGTGTGCAGCCAGATCAGAGTGTAGATTCCCTGCAGTCAGGAATTACCCGGATTTTAGAGAAAACCGTTCCTCCCCTGGTTCAACGCTTTGATATCCGAAGTATGGTGGTCAACCGAATAAACGGACTTGATGTGAAGGATGTAGAAAATTTGCTCCTAGGAATTATGGCCCGTCAATTCAAGTGGATTAATGTATTTGGAGCTGTTCTTGGGGCGATTATCGGAGCGCTGCAACTCGTATTACCCTAG
- a CDS encoding caspase family protein has protein sequence MRTQSTQFIVLGIIMLLSSCTLQPTTEPERYALVFGVNDYPADYNDLSGAVNDAESIHRVLESRGFNSQVFTNQNATRQAMEEEISALESQLSPGDMLLLYYAGHGIQGTIGDEYDEFIIPALTQNAGLSEIRDQVINSRDLKTILSGLSGVEIVLIFDACNTGGFVEQTNEVINTLPRNYSPLPYIQEGSGYSVPFFSAVAEFFKADSPTRDDPPPPEIHGITAAGPSEESWEFASRGVFTTAFVDGIESGRADVNRDNRITLDEIYIHTFNTIQNTWNSQYGATTGADYAFLPHRTGNPYDLILIQEN, from the coding sequence ATGAGAACACAATCTACTCAGTTCATAGTTCTGGGGATTATAATGCTGCTTTCGTCCTGTACGCTCCAGCCGACCACCGAGCCGGAACGGTATGCCCTAGTGTTCGGGGTAAACGATTACCCGGCTGATTACAATGATCTGTCCGGAGCCGTGAATGACGCCGAGTCCATCCATCGTGTTTTGGAATCACGGGGATTTAATTCCCAGGTATTCACCAACCAGAACGCCACCCGCCAGGCTATGGAGGAAGAGATATCAGCCCTCGAATCCCAACTCTCACCCGGAGACATGCTCCTGCTCTACTATGCCGGTCACGGAATACAGGGAACCATTGGCGACGAATACGACGAGTTCATCATTCCCGCCCTCACACAAAACGCCGGACTTTCAGAGATCCGGGATCAGGTTATAAACTCCCGGGACCTTAAAACAATTCTCAGCGGCCTCTCCGGGGTGGAGATTGTCCTCATCTTTGATGCATGTAATACCGGGGGATTCGTTGAACAGACCAACGAGGTCATCAATACCCTACCCCGAAACTACAGCCCCCTGCCATACATCCAGGAAGGAAGCGGATATTCGGTCCCCTTCTTCTCTGCCGTCGCAGAGTTCTTTAAAGCTGATTCACCAACCCGGGATGACCCGCCCCCCCCGGAAATCCACGGTATAACCGCCGCAGGACCGTCCGAAGAAAGTTGGGAGTTTGCCAGCCGGGGAGTTTTCACCACAGCCTTCGTGGATGGCATTGAATCTGGAAGGGCAGACGTTAACAGAGACAACCGAATAACCCTCGATGAGATCTACATTCATACCTTTAATACAATCCAGAATACATGGAATTCCCAATACGGAGCGACAACCGGGGCGGACTACGCCTTCTTACCCCACCGAACGGGGAATCCCTACGATCTCATCCTGATCCAAGAAAATTAA
- the uvrB gene encoding excinuclease ABC subunit UvrB yields the protein MNKFTVASDYSPSGDQPKAIDSISGGISQGHPFQTIRGVTGSGKTFTMAKIIERIQLPTLVLSHNKTLAAQLYREFKEYFPNNAVEYFVSYYDYYQPEAYVASKDLYIEKDSSINDEIDRLRLSATANLLERPDVIVVATVSCIYGLGSPRDYRDMKIRIDRGSHLQISDLRARLVSLQYERNDAVMQRGVFRIRGDVIEIYPAYTQEAYRIELAWDEVERISEIHPVTGNVLHELETLIVYPAKHFVMPEDSVHKAIHLIEEELDEQLQRLESQNKLVEAQRLRSRTKYDIEMLYEMGYCSGIENYSRHLSFRNAGERPAVLLDYFPDQFLTFVDESHVTLPQVRAMYAGDRSRKQNLVDFGFRLPSALDNRPLMYPEFENLLDKTVFVSATPGDEELAKSKQVSELIIRPTGLLDPVIEVRPTAGQIEDLYSEIVKRTEQGDRTLITTLTKKMAEDLTDYLLGMGLKVRYLHSEIETIERVEILTDLRSGAFDVLVGINLLREGLDLPEVSLIAILDADKIGFLRSATSLIQTIGRAARNENGTVIMYADRMSPAMEEAIQETDRRRAKQIEYNTEHGITPQTIRKNIRSILQREKEDKRKDEEQNLEIIKKDHNLLVPAQRKKLIKALEAQMLEHAKNLEFEQAAVLRDEIEKIKEMN from the coding sequence GTGAATAAATTTACTGTAGCATCCGATTATAGCCCATCGGGCGATCAACCAAAGGCAATTGATTCAATCAGCGGCGGTATTTCCCAGGGACATCCCTTTCAAACGATTCGGGGGGTCACAGGTTCGGGCAAGACATTCACTATGGCGAAGATTATTGAACGTATTCAGTTGCCTACCTTGGTACTGAGCCACAATAAGACCTTGGCAGCCCAGTTGTACCGTGAGTTTAAAGAGTACTTTCCCAATAACGCGGTGGAGTATTTTGTATCCTATTATGATTACTACCAGCCTGAGGCATACGTTGCTTCCAAAGATCTCTATATCGAGAAGGATTCCTCCATCAATGATGAGATTGACCGCCTTAGGCTTTCAGCAACGGCCAACCTGCTGGAGCGACCGGACGTTATTGTAGTTGCCACCGTTTCGTGTATCTATGGACTTGGAAGCCCGAGAGATTACCGGGACATGAAAATCCGCATTGATCGAGGTAGTCACCTGCAGATCAGTGATTTGCGAGCGCGGCTGGTAAGCCTTCAGTATGAGCGCAACGATGCGGTGATGCAACGCGGGGTCTTCAGAATTCGGGGTGATGTAATTGAAATCTATCCTGCCTACACCCAGGAAGCATATCGGATAGAGTTAGCCTGGGATGAGGTGGAGCGGATATCTGAGATCCATCCAGTGACGGGGAATGTTCTCCATGAGCTGGAGACGCTTATTGTATACCCAGCAAAACACTTTGTTATGCCCGAGGATAGTGTTCATAAGGCGATTCATTTGATAGAGGAGGAGCTAGATGAACAGCTCCAAAGGCTAGAGTCCCAGAACAAGCTTGTGGAGGCGCAACGGCTACGGAGTCGTACTAAATATGATATCGAGATGCTCTATGAGATGGGCTATTGCTCGGGGATTGAAAATTACAGCCGCCATTTGAGTTTTAGGAATGCGGGGGAGAGACCTGCAGTCCTCCTTGATTATTTTCCGGATCAATTTTTAACCTTTGTTGATGAATCCCATGTTACCTTGCCCCAGGTGCGGGCGATGTATGCCGGAGACCGGTCACGTAAACAGAATTTAGTGGACTTCGGCTTTCGTCTACCCTCCGCCTTGGATAATAGGCCCTTGATGTATCCGGAGTTTGAGAATCTTCTCGATAAGACTGTTTTTGTTTCTGCTACTCCTGGGGATGAGGAGCTTGCTAAGTCTAAGCAGGTTAGTGAGTTGATTATCCGGCCCACAGGGCTTCTCGATCCGGTTATTGAGGTTCGTCCCACAGCGGGCCAGATTGAGGATCTGTACAGTGAAATTGTAAAGCGGACGGAGCAGGGCGACAGGACCCTGATAACAACCCTCACAAAGAAAATGGCGGAGGATCTTACCGATTACCTTCTGGGAATGGGGCTGAAGGTTCGGTATTTACATTCGGAGATTGAAACCATTGAACGCGTGGAGATTCTCACCGATTTGAGGAGCGGGGCGTTTGACGTGCTGGTTGGAATTAACCTTCTCAGGGAGGGGCTAGATCTTCCGGAGGTAAGTTTGATTGCTATCCTTGATGCGGACAAGATCGGTTTTCTCCGTTCAGCCACCAGTCTGATCCAGACCATAGGCAGAGCCGCACGGAATGAGAATGGTACAGTGATTATGTATGCGGACAGAATGTCCCCTGCGATGGAAGAAGCCATACAGGAAACCGACCGTCGGCGTGCAAAGCAGATAGAGTATAATACAGAACACGGAATAACCCCCCAGACTATCAGAAAGAACATTCGTAGTATCCTTCAGCGGGAAAAGGAAGATAAACGCAAGGATGAAGAGCAGAATCTTGAAATCATTAAGAAGGATCATAATCTCCTGGTACCGGCTCAACGGAAGAAGCTGATTAAGGCGCTGGAGGCTCAGATGTTGGAGCATGCAAAGAACCTCGAGTTTGAGCAGGCCGCGGTGTTACGGGATGAGATTGAGAAAATAAAAGAGATGAATTGA
- a CDS encoding S1C family serine protease: protein MGRRKKPITHVIYVVSGIGIGLLLAIGLGLIPLGAAGGSRGPDSAAVVSQEPEIIKVLQEPKEDSGGTSDFGYNPVNLATDRFTADERNNIQVYDERNQGVVNITTETVSYYWFFEAVPQEGSSGSGAIIDDEGYILTNNHVIKNAVKVYATLASGKRYEAEVVGIDPENDLAVIKIETDEPLTVIPLGSSEDLRVGQKVLAIGNPFSFERTLTTGVISGIGRPIRSQSGSIIQDMIQTDASINPGNSGGPLLDSSGRIIGVNTMIYSPSGGSIGVGFAVPIETAKRVIPDLIRYGRVQRGWIDITPIQLFPQLVSFANLPVTQGILISEVEPGGKAEAAGLRGGNPRNAVRSGNTIIYLGGDIIVRIEDTPITNMASVFEALQNTKPGDRVEVEYIRNGRSNTTEVELVLRPDRYLE from the coding sequence ATGGGACGTAGAAAGAAACCAATTACACACGTTATCTATGTGGTATCCGGCATAGGCATAGGCTTACTCTTGGCTATCGGGTTGGGGCTTATACCTCTTGGAGCTGCTGGGGGCTCTCGCGGGCCGGATTCTGCTGCGGTGGTATCCCAGGAGCCGGAAATAATCAAGGTTCTTCAAGAGCCCAAAGAGGATTCGGGAGGTACATCTGATTTCGGTTATAATCCGGTGAACCTTGCCACGGATCGGTTTACGGCTGATGAACGTAATAATATTCAGGTCTACGATGAGAGGAACCAGGGTGTGGTTAACATCACAACGGAAACGGTTTCCTATTACTGGTTTTTTGAAGCGGTTCCCCAGGAGGGCAGTTCCGGGAGCGGGGCGATTATCGATGATGAGGGGTATATCCTCACAAATAACCATGTGATTAAGAACGCAGTGAAGGTCTATGCTACCTTGGCAAGCGGAAAACGCTATGAGGCGGAGGTCGTGGGTATCGACCCGGAAAATGATCTTGCTGTTATAAAGATAGAAACAGATGAACCCCTTACCGTTATTCCTCTCGGCTCTTCGGAGGATCTGAGGGTTGGACAAAAGGTTCTCGCAATCGGTAATCCGTTTTCCTTTGAGCGTACTCTGACTACCGGTGTGATTTCCGGAATCGGCAGACCTATTCGTTCCCAAAGCGGAAGTATTATCCAGGATATGATCCAAACCGATGCGTCTATAAACCCGGGAAATTCCGGTGGACCGCTGTTGGATAGTTCCGGGCGTATCATTGGGGTAAACACAATGATTTATTCCCCGAGCGGCGGAAGTATTGGTGTGGGTTTTGCTGTTCCTATTGAGACGGCCAAGCGGGTTATTCCTGACCTGATCCGATATGGGCGTGTACAGCGAGGCTGGATCGACATTACTCCCATTCAACTATTCCCTCAATTAGTGAGTTTTGCCAATCTCCCCGTTACGCAAGGGATATTGATTTCCGAGGTAGAACCCGGTGGAAAGGCGGAGGCGGCGGGTCTTCGGGGTGGGAATCCCAGGAATGCCGTTCGGTCCGGAAATACCATCATTTACCTGGGCGGGGACATTATTGTCCGGATAGAGGATACACCTATCACTAATATGGCTTCAGTATTTGAGGCGCTGCAAAATACAAAACCTGGGGACCGGGTTGAGGTAGAGTACATACGGAATGGCCGAAGTAACACTACTGAGGTTGAGTTGGTTCTTCGCCCCGATCGATATTTGGAATAG